A single genomic interval of Streptococcus oralis subsp. dentisani harbors:
- a CDS encoding aromatic acid exporter family protein gives MSITQRTTKLILATCLACFLAYFLDLSSAVSAGIIALLSLSDTRRSTLKLARNRLFSMLLALAIGVLAFQLTGFHIWSLGLYLALYVPLAYKMGWEIGITPSSVLVSHLLVQESTSPGLLLNEVLLFLIGTSFALLVNLYMPSREKAIQSYHLQVEEKLKDILLRFKYYLSRGDGRNQAQLVDELDSLLDEALKLVYLDHSDHLFHQTDYHIHYFEMRQRQSRILRNMAQQINTCQLAASESLILAQLFSKIASQLSQTNPAHDLLDDIERYLQVFRNRSLPKTREEFETRATLLQLLREAETFIQVKVDFYQKYGN, from the coding sequence ATGTCTATCACCCAACGTACGACAAAACTGATATTAGCGACCTGTCTCGCTTGTTTTCTCGCTTATTTTTTAGATTTGTCATCAGCAGTTTCAGCTGGGATTATTGCCCTCTTAAGCCTTTCCGACACGCGCAGAAGCACACTAAAATTGGCACGTAACCGCCTCTTTTCCATGCTCCTAGCGCTCGCTATCGGTGTTCTAGCCTTTCAGCTGACAGGCTTTCACATCTGGAGTCTGGGTCTCTATCTGGCTCTCTATGTGCCTCTAGCCTATAAAATGGGCTGGGAAATCGGCATCACACCTAGCAGTGTCTTGGTCAGTCATCTCTTGGTACAGGAGTCTACTTCTCCAGGACTCTTGCTCAATGAAGTGCTCCTCTTTCTCATCGGGACAAGCTTTGCTCTGTTGGTCAACCTTTATATGCCCTCTCGGGAGAAAGCCATCCAAAGTTACCACCTTCAGGTCGAAGAAAAGTTAAAAGACATCCTGCTTCGCTTTAAATACTATCTGTCAAGAGGAGACGGGCGCAATCAAGCCCAACTCGTTGACGAATTAGACAGCCTTCTTGATGAAGCCCTCAAGCTGGTCTATTTGGATCATTCGGACCATCTCTTTCACCAAACGGACTACCACATCCACTACTTTGAGATGAGGCAGAGACAAAGTCGCATCCTACGAAACATGGCTCAACAAATCAACACTTGCCAGTTAGCTGCAAGTGAGAGCTTGATTTTGGCCCAGCTCTTTTCTAAGATTGCTTCCCAGCTAAGCCAGACCAATCCTGCTCATGACCTACTTGATGACATCGAACGCTATCTGCAAGTCTTCCGCAATCGGAGTCTCCCTAAAACACGTGAGGAGTTTGAGACCCGTGCCACCCTCCTGCAGCTACTACGCGAAGCCGAAACCTTTATCCAGGTCAAGGTCGATTTTTACCAAAAATATGGAAACTAG